A window from Methanobrevibacter sp. V74 encodes these proteins:
- a CDS encoding AAA family ATPase → MVEINIFIGPKKAFEEHIPSGNRLLLNDLVKIVDNKINRPLEYFDYLVGYSENYSGISESAIQNFDMILKADEFDQIYLQNPPENIKRLIENIYDDVTIEIYDYPKLTSEKFLRINEKFSERIVGQNHVKDELLTSLYDLLMGYNRNKPICLLFYGPSGVGKTETAKFLSEIVGDELFRKQFSMFQNNKFSEYLFGGAHMQASFARDLLERESNIILLDEFDKAANVFHDAFYQLFDEGIFEDSNYKVPLKNSIIICTSNYLNIKDIRKNIGDPLFFRFDKIIEFKKLNNDAITKILTNKVNKKYELLSDEDKELIDSQEIINYFKGYLLRV, encoded by the coding sequence ATGGTTGAGATAAACATTTTCATTGGCCCTAAAAAAGCTTTTGAAGAACACATCCCTTCTGGAAATCGTTTGTTATTAAATGATCTTGTGAAAATTGTAGATAACAAAATAAATAGGCCTTTGGAGTATTTTGATTATTTAGTAGGATACTCTGAAAATTATTCTGGAATAAGTGAAAGCGCTATACAAAATTTTGATATGATTTTGAAAGCAGATGAATTTGACCAAATTTATCTTCAAAACCCTCCAGAAAATATTAAACGATTGATAGAAAACATTTATGATGATGTAACAATCGAAATTTATGATTATCCTAAATTAACCTCCGAAAAGTTTCTTAGGATTAATGAAAAGTTCAGTGAAAGAATAGTGGGCCAAAATCATGTTAAAGATGAGTTATTAACTTCATTATATGATTTACTTATGGGATATAATAGAAATAAACCTATATGTTTGCTTTTTTATGGACCATCAGGTGTTGGAAAAACTGAAACAGCAAAATTTTTATCTGAAATTGTAGGCGATGAATTATTTAGAAAACAATTTTCAATGTTTCAAAATAATAAATTTTCTGAATACCTTTTTGGTGGAGCTCATATGCAAGCGTCTTTTGCAAGAGATTTACTCGAACGTGAATCCAATATAATCTTATTGGATGAATTTGATAAAGCAGCTAATGTTTTCCATGATGCTTTTTATCAATTATTTGATGAAGGCATATTTGAAGATTCAAATTATAAAGTTCCGTTGAAAAATTCAATTATTATTTGCACTTCAAATTATCTTAATATTAAAGACATTAGAAAGAATATAGGGGATCCACTATTTTTTAGATTTGATAAAATAATTGAATTTAAAAAATTAAATAATGATGCTATAACCAAAATTCTCACAAATAAAGTTAATAAAAAATATGAGTTATTAAGTGATGAAGATAAAGAATTAATTGATTCCCAAGAAATTATTAACTACTTTAAAGGATATCTTCTGAGAGTTTAA
- a CDS encoding DUF6414 family protein translates to MKIMKGSFIQKTITNSLLSDFIEELDDSEIREFNNYSIRPYPNSFAYFKMFTPFLKMFSDKLADGIAIPIDISSMDNVFEGGKGYYEMIAEYGENKVVLRFNIASFRNKYTLADLTKMDLTYYGILVGETEEYLLDISNELTPYEDIANNIKELENKHDCNTKLKVYDVILAGVQHG, encoded by the coding sequence ATGAAAATTATGAAGGGTAGTTTTATTCAAAAGACTATTACTAACTCTTTATTAAGTGATTTCATTGAAGAACTTGATGACAGTGAAATACGTGAATTCAACAATTATTCTATCAGACCATATCCCAATTCTTTTGCCTACTTTAAGATGTTCACTCCATTTTTAAAGATGTTTTCTGATAAGTTAGCAGACGGAATTGCAATCCCAATTGATATTTCTTCCATGGACAATGTCTTTGAAGGTGGAAAAGGATATTATGAGATGATTGCAGAATATGGTGAAAATAAAGTTGTTTTAAGATTTAATATTGCTTCTTTTAGAAATAAATACACACTTGCAGATTTGACTAAAATGGATTTAACCTATTACGGCATCCTAGTCGGTGAAACTGAAGAATATCTCTTAGATATTTCCAATGAATTAACACCTTACGAAGATATAGCAAATAATATCAAAGAATTAGAAAATAAACATGATTGTAATACAAAACTTAAAGTTTATGATGTAATTTTGGCGGGGGTTCAACATGGTTGA
- a CDS encoding methionyl aminopeptidase, with translation MKKSDRNKPCPCGSGKKYKHCCLKKDRYLKNLPDDVLTRLKEEFSKYNQTDLIKTLAALSICPENQSQYIRLEIATQIACSNINCGNKIVTSHDLNELFLKYLPSEGPIGWLEDSLDTLFTNNIIFFKNNVIFNGLSTSDYYVLQKILNSIHLNSSNFSDEFLKHFYRTSTFILFLSDYIAKKSGHGRYEVFDNRFRQEIFFPKIDELDYLKKCVTLNANKLKEYMGFFNVDNNIADDFIIEVGDNNFNSVLSVEKEFKEKLKRNNIFEDFFKMNMYSEFSDKNPLLISPLIKIESTYIIFPRALSTSLRHNILLSLLKFNEKKNFIRNYQKDLWSNILFNLKKIILQFEDFNYKLPEWENTIFKDEVFKIDTDKLAYCILVNDNLKNYGKNGPCERIDLKYYSILKNRIDFVMNNLYSDESIDDILIILFIGMTGRQHYTEIPKYNNVLMINCEEFEILVNSGKYDSLTLFKFANLLESKNIKGNSFLDKFSFYIEKNHSFYVTDKKEDILIYLVL, from the coding sequence ATGAAAAAAAGTGATAGAAATAAACCATGCCCCTGTGGCAGTGGAAAGAAATATAAACATTGTTGTCTTAAAAAAGACAGATATTTAAAAAATCTCCCTGATGATGTATTAACAAGATTAAAAGAGGAATTTTCAAAATATAATCAGACAGATTTAATTAAAACTTTGGCAGCATTATCAATATGTCCTGAAAACCAATCACAATATATTCGACTTGAAATAGCAACTCAAATAGCATGCTCCAATATTAATTGCGGAAATAAAATAGTCACAAGTCATGATTTAAACGAATTATTTTTAAAATATCTTCCTTCAGAAGGACCAATAGGCTGGTTAGAAGATTCTTTAGATACTTTATTTACAAATAATATCATATTTTTTAAAAATAATGTTATATTTAATGGACTTTCTACTTCTGACTATTATGTATTGCAAAAAATACTCAATAGTATCCATTTAAACTCTTCAAATTTTTCTGATGAATTCCTAAAGCATTTCTATCGTACTTCAACATTTATTCTATTTTTAAGTGATTATATTGCAAAAAAATCAGGTCACGGCCGCTATGAAGTTTTTGATAATAGATTTAGGCAAGAAATATTTTTCCCCAAGATTGATGAATTAGATTATCTTAAAAAATGTGTCACACTCAATGCTAATAAATTGAAAGAGTATATGGGCTTTTTCAATGTTGACAACAACATTGCTGATGATTTTATTATTGAAGTGGGTGACAATAATTTTAATAGCGTTCTATCAGTTGAAAAAGAATTTAAAGAAAAATTGAAAAGAAATAATATTTTCGAAGATTTTTTTAAGATGAATATGTATTCCGAATTTTCAGACAAAAATCCATTATTAATATCTCCTTTAATAAAAATTGAAAGCACATATATAATATTTCCTAGAGCACTATCAACTTCTCTTAGACATAACATTTTATTATCTCTTTTAAAATTTAATGAAAAAAAGAATTTTATAAGAAACTATCAGAAAGATTTATGGTCCAATATTTTATTTAATTTAAAAAAAATAATATTACAATTTGAAGATTTCAATTATAAATTACCTGAATGGGAAAATACAATATTTAAAGATGAAGTTTTTAAAATTGATACAGATAAGTTAGCTTATTGTATCCTCGTTAACGATAATTTAAAGAATTATGGTAAAAATGGACCTTGTGAAAGAATTGATTTAAAATATTATTCTATACTAAAAAATAGGATAGATTTTGTTATGAATAATCTATATTCTGATGAATCCATTGATGATATTCTTATAATTTTATTTATTGGCATGACTGGACGCCAACATTATACAGAAATACCAAAATATAATAATGTATTAATGATTAACTGTGAAGAATTTGAAATACTCGTCAATTCGGGCAAATATGATAGTTTGACTCTTTTTAAATTTGCAAATTTATTAGAAAGCAAGAATATTAAAGGAAATAGTTTTTTAGATAAATTCAGTTTTTATATTGAAAAAAATCATTCATTTTATGTTACTGATAAAAAAGAGGACATACTCATATATCTTGTCCTTTGA